The proteins below come from a single Cannabis sativa cultivar Pink pepper isolate KNU-18-1 chromosome 3, ASM2916894v1, whole genome shotgun sequence genomic window:
- the LOC133036026 gene encoding uncharacterized protein LOC133036026, with protein sequence MRLDNGDSVACAASLLKKDARIWWDIINKTRDVAAMTWADFVQVFNKEYYSEAIRSARVNEFINLRQGKSTVTEYARQFDRLAKFATDLVPTEFLRIHRFTERLDSQISRDIAMSGVRATTYAEVLEKALEAELCESRIQKDNTARWEARKASNGGGDNKRKLPSNQHNEVDKGNKIGSNNYKGKKPCHYKKDCPQKGDQLKDDKLVPARVFALTRGEAETSNTVVAGQISISGKLCTVLFCSGATHSFIALKMIDKLELPYVNFSYKFMMELPSGEVMISSRGVRDAPIRIADKELSGDLIELEMRDYDLILGMDWLSRHGATIDCRKRTMTFTPESGEAFI encoded by the exons ATGCGGCTCGATAACGGAGATAGTGTAGCTTGTGCTGCTAGTTTATTGAAAAAGGATGCCCGCATCTGGTGGGACATTATTAACAAAACACGGGATGTGGCCGCAATGACCTGGGCTGACTTTGTACAAGTTTTTAACAAAGAATACTACAGTGAAGCAATACGCTCAGCTAGAGTTAATGAGTTCATAAACCTGAGGCAGGGTAAGTCTACAGTTACAGAGTATGCTCGCCAATTTGAcagattagcaaagtttgccaCGGATTTGGTTCCTACTGAGTTTCTGAGGATTCATCGCTTTACTGAAAGGCTCGACTCCCAAATAAGTCGGGACATAGCGATGTCTGGAGTAAGGGCAACCACGTATGCTGAGGTACTGGAAAAGGCCCTAGAAGCTGAGTTGTGTGAAAGTCGTATACAAAAAGATAATACAGCTAGGTGGGAGGCCAGAAAGGCCAGTAATGGAGGTGGTGATAACAAAAGGAAACTGCCAAGTAACCAACACAACGAAGTCGACAAGGGAAACAAGATAGGGTCCAATAACTACAAAGGGAAGAAGCCAT GCCACTATAAGAAGGACTGTCCGCAAAAGGGTGATCAACTCAAGGATGACAAACTTGTCCCAGCTCGAGTATTTGCACTAACCAGAGGGGAGGCTGAGACTAGTAACACTGTGGTTGCAGGTCAGATTTCTATCTCTGGAAAACTATGTACTGTTTTATTTTGTTCTGGAGCTACGCACTCATTTATTGCTTTAAAGATGATAGATAAGTTAGAACTACCGTATGTAAACTTTAGTTATAAGTTCATGATGGAGTTGCCCTCGGGCGAGGTTATGATATCATCTAGAGGAGTGCGGGATGCGCCAATAAGGATTGCAGACAAGGAACTTAGTGGAGATCTGATAGAGCTGGAGATGAGGGATTACGATCTTATCTTGGGTATGGATTGGCTATCACGACATGGAGCAACAATAGACTGCCGAAAGAGGACAATGACTTTCACCCCTGAATCTGGAGAGGCATTCATATAA